The following proteins are encoded in a genomic region of Myxococcaceae bacterium:
- the rsmH gene encoding 16S rRNA (cytosine(1402)-N(4))-methyltransferase RsmH → MFEHLPIMPQEIRTLLAIQAGSVVVDATAGGGGHLRILAEAVGPSGRVIALDQDPRAHELDAAGGVAQEYPQVRLYQNRFSELAHVLKAEKIHSVDGLLCDLGVSSPQLDTPERGFSFRQDGPIDMRMNPHSGISAYDLIAESSESELADIIYQYGEERFSRRIARSIKNQKSLPNSTLALANRIAQAIRGPRSRIHPATRTFQALRIAVNQELKELDTLLLDLESLTHPGSRIAFLSFHSLEDRRIKQHLRNQPHCWRALTKKPVTASETEMHQNPRAQSAKLRIGERI, encoded by the coding sequence ATGTTTGAGCATCTACCCATTATGCCACAAGAGATCCGGACGCTTTTGGCTATCCAAGCGGGCAGCGTTGTGGTGGATGCCACAGCAGGCGGAGGGGGACATCTTCGGATTTTAGCCGAAGCTGTGGGCCCTAGCGGACGGGTGATCGCTCTTGACCAAGATCCCAGAGCCCATGAACTGGATGCCGCGGGTGGAGTCGCTCAAGAATATCCTCAAGTTCGTTTATACCAAAACCGCTTTTCCGAGCTGGCTCACGTGTTAAAAGCCGAAAAAATCCATTCTGTGGATGGGTTGCTGTGTGATTTAGGCGTCTCTTCTCCTCAGTTGGACACTCCGGAACGAGGCTTTTCTTTTCGACAGGATGGGCCCATTGACATGCGTATGAACCCCCACTCCGGGATCTCCGCATACGATCTGATTGCTGAAAGTTCGGAAAGTGAGCTGGCGGATATTATTTATCAATACGGGGAAGAGCGCTTCTCTCGCAGAATTGCACGATCTATTAAAAACCAAAAATCCCTTCCCAACAGCACTCTGGCCTTAGCGAATCGAATCGCTCAAGCCATTCGAGGTCCACGAAGCCGAATCCATCCTGCCACGCGTACGTTTCAAGCTCTGCGAATCGCTGTGAATCAAGAGTTGAAGGAACTGGATACCCTGTTATTGGATCTAGAAAGCCTCACACACCCAGGCTCTCGAATTGCTTTTCTATCTTTCCACAGCTTGGAAGATCGACGCATCAAACAGCATTTAAGAAACCAACCTCATTGCTGGAGAGCCCTTACCAAGAAACCCGTGACCGCATCCGAAACTGAAATGCATCAAAATCCAAGAGCTCAAAGCGCCAAATTGCGCATTGGGGAGAGAATATGA
- a CDS encoding cell division protein FtsL codes for MNPILFAEAVSEIKSNPRLSVIHNSNFTRHYYRPIRKSIFPALCVGALMGSLLFLVFVQVGNYIEGYSMALLEKEQDQILAELQALKLEESVLKRPERIQHFALKSLHLIPPSQAPKVILP; via the coding sequence ATGAATCCAATCTTATTTGCCGAAGCCGTCAGTGAAATCAAAAGCAACCCCCGATTAAGCGTTATCCACAATTCGAATTTTACGCGCCATTACTACCGCCCCATACGCAAAAGCATCTTCCCGGCTTTATGCGTGGGCGCTCTCATGGGTTCTTTGCTTTTTTTAGTCTTTGTTCAAGTTGGCAATTACATTGAGGGTTATTCGATGGCCTTGCTAGAAAAAGAACAAGATCAGATCCTGGCTGAACTACAGGCGCTTAAACTCGAAGAATCGGTTCTTAAAAGGCCCGAGCGAATACAGCATTTCGCTCTCAAATCACTTCATCTGATACCCCCTTCTCAGGCTCCCAAAGTGATATTGCCGTGA